A single Longimicrobiaceae bacterium DNA region contains:
- a CDS encoding SIS domain-containing protein, whose amino-acid sequence MSPTEQLDLIRDALEDSARVKLAMRDMAPDVLRVAGRIADAYRAGNRLYACGNGGSACDAMHLVEELVARYKRDRPGLAAHHLLDAPTLTCWSNDYDFQTAFRRQVESMARPGDVLVAISTSGSSPNVVMAVEAAAERGAVTVALTGRDGGRMRDLCDEALVVPSNATERIQ is encoded by the coding sequence ATGAGCCCCACCGAGCAGCTCGACCTGATCCGCGACGCGCTGGAAGACTCGGCGCGGGTGAAGCTGGCCATGCGCGACATGGCGCCCGACGTGCTGCGCGTGGCCGGGCGCATCGCCGATGCGTACCGCGCGGGGAACCGGCTGTACGCGTGCGGCAACGGCGGCTCCGCGTGCGACGCCATGCACCTGGTGGAGGAGCTGGTCGCCCGCTACAAGCGCGACCGGCCGGGCCTGGCCGCGCACCACCTGCTGGACGCGCCCACGCTCACCTGCTGGAGCAACGACTACGACTTCCAGACGGCCTTCCGCCGCCAGGTCGAGAGCATGGCGCGCCCCGGCGACGTGCTGGTCGCCATCAGCACCAGCGGCAGCTCGCCCAACGTGGTGATGGCCGTGGAGGCCGCGGCCGAGCGCGGCGCCGTGACGGTGGCGCTCACGGGCCGCGACGGCGGGCGCATGCGCGACCTGTGCGACGAGGCGCTGGTGGTGCCCTCGAACGCCACGGAGCGCATCCAG